The following proteins come from a genomic window of Girardinichthys multiradiatus isolate DD_20200921_A chromosome 8, DD_fGirMul_XY1, whole genome shotgun sequence:
- the LOC124872805 gene encoding caspase-7-like has protein sequence MPLWKGLMDRPQECNRAVVVSVADFDYGVDLVKRPGANQDARKLHRNLSKLGFKVDLHSDLSSEEIYKLFSEESRRPVKDCFLAVLSSHGKEGCVFGADGKPVRLSRIFTSFDNECMEKKTKVFLIQACRGEALDDGVEVDSAQEALYCSFSHYFSVPVDTAVMYATSPGYGAFMNFCGSVFLQTFCSLLEEEGLSNLELTRLMTRLSHRVAYTFEAKGQKYGGKKEMPCLLTRLTREVFPFGDLKEDNNASRISATSMVASHKVRTRIASLS, from the exons ATGCCACTGTGGAAGGGACTCATGGACAGACCGCAGGAGTGCAACAGGGCCGTGGTGGTGTCCGTGGCAGACTTTGACTATGGGGTGGACTTGGTAAAGAGGCCCGGGGCCAACCAGGATGCCAGGAAGCTCCACCGCAACCTCAGCAAGCTGGGCTTCAAGGTGGATCTGCACAGTGACCTGAGCAGCGAGGAAATCTACAAACTATTCTCTGAAG AGAGTAGGCGGCCTGTGAAGGATTGTTTTCTGGCAGTCCTTTCGTCTCACGGGAAGGAGGGCTGCGTGTTCGGAGCAGACGGGAAACCTGTCCGACTGTCTCGTATCTTCACATCTTTCGACAATGAATGCATGGAGAAAAAGACCAAAGTTTTCCTCATACAG GCCTGCCGAGGAGAGGCTCTGGATGATGGAGTAGAGGTGGATTCAGCTCAGGAGGCGTTATACTGCAGTTTCTCACACTATTTCTCTGTCCCTGTGGATACAGCTGTGATGTATGCCACATCACCAG GTTATGGCGCTTTCATGAACTTCTGCGGATCAGTCTTCCTACAGACATTCTGCTCATTATTGGAAGAGGAAGGTCTCTCTAACCTGGAACTGACTCGGCTGATGACCCGACTCTCCCACAGGGTTGCCTACACCTTCGAGGCCAAAGGGCAGAAGTATGGTGGAAAGAAAGAGATGCCGTGTTTGCTGACACGACTGACCAGAGAAGTGTTCCCGTTTGGAGACTTAAAGGAAGACAACAATGCTTCAAGAATATCAGCCACATCAATGGTAGCTTCACATAAAGTTAGAACACGGATCGCTTCACTGAGTTAG